One part of the Enterococcus sp. DIV1094 genome encodes these proteins:
- a CDS encoding DUF1269 domain-containing protein: protein MSKRVIILNFELESQAYQAFSEIKKLHMTRAIKGEQMAVISHVSNGAHQFKIEDFLDFTGNNKSSKGGLIGMLVGVLGGPLGILLGWFAGGMIGASQDAKEIKDAQTVFDFVGNKIGEGATGLILIAEEEDNRPLNQLVMMELGGEITRLDYEEVEQDVHDATEVEKHAKETAQKNWDEKHQKPTAGSEDSTPSE, encoded by the coding sequence ATGAGCAAACGAGTGATCATATTAAATTTTGAGTTGGAAAGTCAAGCTTATCAAGCATTTTCTGAAATCAAAAAGCTTCACATGACAAGAGCAATCAAAGGCGAACAAATGGCGGTCATCAGCCATGTTTCAAATGGGGCACATCAATTTAAAATCGAAGACTTTTTAGATTTTACTGGAAACAATAAATCTTCTAAAGGCGGCCTTATCGGAATGTTAGTAGGTGTTTTAGGCGGACCATTAGGGATTTTGTTAGGCTGGTTTGCCGGTGGGATGATTGGTGCGAGCCAAGACGCAAAAGAAATCAAAGATGCACAAACTGTGTTTGATTTTGTGGGCAATAAGATCGGTGAAGGTGCAACAGGTCTGATATTAATTGCGGAAGAAGAGGATAACCGACCATTGAATCAACTTGTGATGATGGAATTAGGTGGAGAAATCACTCGTTTGGATTATGAAGAAGTAGAGCAAGACGTTCATGATGCAACAGAAGTTGAAAAACATGCAAAAGAAACAGCGCAGAAAAATTGGGATGAAAAACATCAAAAGCCAACCGCTGGCTCAGAGGATTCTACACCTTCTGAATAA